The genomic segment GGCTGCCCATTAAAACCGTTGATCAGCTGATCCATAGTTGTGCCGTTCTCTATTGCCTGCATAGTGCGGACTGCTTGTATACGAACCGCTGTTATTGTATGTGTCAACAGCCTTTGCACGGCATCGTACATGCTCATAAGCCTAAATTTGCGAATAAGTCTTAAAGTAAATATAACCACTGAAGCATTAGCGCTGGCGAGCCACAATGTAATACTTGGTTCGGATGCTTCCGGCACGATATGTATGGAATAGAGCAAACGCAGCTGTTGCCAATCGGACAAAGGACGATCAAAAGTATTTAGGAAGCTTAACCCCTCATAGCCCTTAAAGCTCACCAAAGCATATTGTGCTTCCTGATAAACGGCGGGTCTGGGGTCGTTCAATTTTGTTAAAATCGTAGGAATGGCCTCATGGACTGACATCGCGGCCAGCTCCTGAATGCCACCTGCAATCAGATAAGCTTCACGTTGACGCAACTTTCGCCAGGCCTCATCTTCCAGTTTAAAATCACTGAATAACTTCGCGATTGACTGCTTGGCAACGCCTGAAAATTTGCGCTCAGCATTTATTAGCAAATGTAAAAAGAGTTTCCGGAACGAGGGCTCACGTATATAAGTGGCAAATTTCACGTCACTATTATCGGAATCATCGCTTCCAACGATTGTCTTCATAATTTTATGCTCGATTATCTGCGTCCACAACTGCCTGTGATGAAGAATACGATAGCTGTAAAAACTATAACTCAAAACCGCGATGATTAACAACAACACGAAAATGAGCACCACGATGATGGCTACAATAAGTTCATGAAGCACGACCTGATGCTGCATACGATATTATGTTTATTTACTATTTGTTAATCGTTTGATTCTAAGCACAAGTTCATTCGGACTGAAAGGTTTGACCATAAAATCTGCTGCTCCGAGATCAAATGCGTCAACGACAACTTCTTCCTGGCCCATGCTCGACAATACTATAACCGGTATACTCTTCCCAAAGTTTTTTATGGCTGATAAAATTTCTATTCCAGAAGCAAAAGGCATCATAATATCGGTTACAATAAGGTCTAGATCCAGCTGGCTAATTTTTTCAATCGCTTCCTGTCCGTTGCGGGTTAAAATAACCTCATGTCCTTCATTTATTAACTTATGCTCCACGGTACGCAGAATCAATTCATCGTCTTCGGCAAGTAAGATCAACATAACACTATTTATTTAAGATTTTTGTAATCAATTTTATTCCGGTTTCTATTTCCCTTTCAATGGGTATTAAGGCTGCTTCCAGATCATCTGTTGTAGATACATGACTTTCAAGTTCGTTGGTAAGCTGAGCAAGTTTTACAAGTCCCGCCGTACCTGAAGTCCCCCGCAATTTATGAAGCAGCTCTTTTAAACGTTGACGGTCTTTCCCGTTTTTAGCTTCTGTGATATGCTGCCGTGCTGAGGTAATCTCCTGGACGACCAGATCGAGAAAAAAACTCAGGAATGCCGGATCATCACCTGTTTGTTCGGCCAGACGTTTCATATCCAGATGTTCATCAGTTTCTACGTCTCGCTTTTCCGTAACTATCGGTAATACTCGCTGTAAGGCATCGAAAAGATCCTGCTGCCGGATTGGTTTTGCCAGAAAATCTGACATTCCTGCCTCAAGGCAGCGTTCTTTCTCGCCAAGCACATTTCCTGCGGTTATACCAATTATGGGTGTATCAACATACTTGTCCATCTGCCGGATTCGCCTGCATGCTTCAATACCGTCTACTTCCGGCATCTGTACATCCATTAAAATGAGACCAAATGTTTTCGCTGTACATGCTTGAATCGCTTCAGCCCCGTTTGACACTTCCGTTAATATAGCATCTGGCATAATGCTATTCATCATCCGTGTATTTAGCGCCATGTTAACCGCATTATCATCAGCCAATAGAACCTCAATACCTTTACCATAGGTGTCAGCAAAAGTTAGCCCCTCCCGGCCATCGGACAAAACAACGTCTTCTTTATTTTGCTGTATTGCCTTCCGTAAGGTCTGATACAATTCGTCCGACTTAATGGGCTTAAGCAAACAAAATGAGCGTTCTTCCTGTCTAAATGACGAAATGACTTCATGTTCTTCCGAGGAGGTATGTAATACGATCAAGGGTATACCCTCTCCCTGCTGACGAAAGAGTTCCTTGATCTTTTCTATTGTTTCCAGTCCTGACAGTATAGGCATGTGGTAATCCATCAGAATAACATCAAAACGCTCACCTTTCATAAGCAGTTGAAGCGCTTCCATACCGTTCTCAGCAAGTACAGAATCAACCTCTTTGAAGGCTAACATATGCTGAATGATCATCCGGTTATTCGCATTGTCATCCACTACCAGCACACGATTCAAAGGCAACATATCATCCTCATAAACAATCTCTTCACAAGCCACATTTAAATCAAAATAAAATGTAGATCCTTTACCGACCTCGCTGTATAGATTTAATTGACTGCCCATATATTTCAACAGATTGTTAGAGATGGTCAAGCCAAGTCCAGTTCCGCCGTAACGTTTGCTGACCGAACTGTCTTCCTGAGTAAAGGCATCAAAAATACGCTGTTGCTTTTCAACTGGAATACCTATGCCTGTATCTCTGACCTCAAACCGCAACGTTAGCTTCCCCTCTTCATGATGAAGTTTACTGATTTTGAATTCTATCTCACCTTTTTCGGTAAACTTAACGGCATTCCCCAGTAAGTTAATCAACACTTGCTTTATACGGGCTTCATCGATCCAAATCAATGCCGGAAGTCCTTGCTCAATATTGAGAAGCAATTCGACTTCTTTGCGTTGAGCCTGATACAATACCACGTTGATCACCTGATTCGCGATATCATACACATTGTATTTATCCACAAAAAGCTCCAGCTTTCCCGACTCAATTTTTGAAAAATCCAGAATATCATTAATGATATTCAGCAGATTATTACCCGATTCGTTGATATAGCCCAAATATTGACTTTGAATATCGTTAAGTGGAGTCTTCAATAGGAGATCTGAAAAACCGATAACGCCATTTAGCGGGGTCCGAATTTCGTGACTCATGTTTGCGAGAAACTCCGATTTCGCTCTGCTTGCCAAATCCGCCAATTCCTTAGCCCGTTTTAGTTCCGCGTTGATTTTCACGGACTCGGTGATGTTTTGTGTAAAAATGATAATCCCTCCAATACTTCCGTCGCTAAGATGCCAAGGTCTTACTTCCCAATTAAAATGCTGAGGTTCGGCTATCCCTCCGACCTGAATGACTTCGTCCGTATTCTTATAGGGGACACCATCCAGCGCCGCGAGATAAATCTTTTTTCTTTGATCTGGAATCTGTGGAAAAAGCTCAAATAGATTGCGGTTGAGCAAATCTCCCCCGTCTTTATGGAAATCCTCTATCCATTGATTACTTAATGATACAAAGTTAAAATCACGGTCAAACATCGCCACCGATGCCGGAACATAATTGACGAAAGCGCGCAACATGGACTCTTTACGTTCGAGTTCCAGATAAAGCGATTTACTCTGATCGATATCCTGAATGATACCGAATACCCGCTTGCAGCTACCGTTGTCAAACTCTGGTATCCCTTTCACTCTGACCCAAATTGCAACACCGTCCTGTTTTAGCAGCCGTAATTCGGTATCATACGGCTTGCCAGTGGTAATGGCCTCCGCGAATATATCCCGCAATTTTTCCTGACTCTCGGGCTCGTAAAAGCCAATGGCATGCTCGAAATCTGGCGTAAAGTTTTGATCCACCCCGTGAATCAGTTTGGTCATGTCGGACCAATATATCTTATTTTCGGCCAAGTTAACTTCCCAACCACCCACCTGAGCCACGGCATTTGTCTGCTCTAAGATTTGTTTAGTATGTAATAAATCGTTTTCCAGGCGGAGACGCTCCGTCATATTTAGAGCTGTACTGACGACATAAGATTGCCCATTCTCATCTGTTTCTACCATATTGTGATATAACCATGAGATATTTTCTCCTTCTTTCGTCTGCAACACCATCATACCCGAATCTTCTTTATTTTTTGCGATCCGCTTCAAATACTCGACAACAAGGTCCACGTTCTGCGTTGGTACCAGTTGTTTAAGATTCAAACTTCGAACCTCCGCCTTTTCATATTTGAGTATTTCCCTACCTCTTTCGTTAACGGCTAGGATGTTACCGTCCATATCATGCATACTCATCAAACCAATGGCATTCTCAAAAAAACTACGAAAGCGACGTTCAGAGTTTTCCAATTTTAGCTTTTCATTGCGTTCTTTTGTCACATCCCGTCCAAATGCCAGAATTTCATCGTTCGCAACATCATATTTAAAATGCCACTCGAT from the Sphingobacterium thalpophilum genome contains:
- a CDS encoding response regulator transcription factor codes for the protein MLILLAEDDELILRTVEHKLINEGHEVILTRNGQEAIEKISQLDLDLIVTDIMMPFASGIEILSAIKNFGKSIPVIVLSSMGQEEVVVDAFDLGAADFMVKPFSPNELVLRIKRLTNSK
- a CDS encoding response regulator, with product MANRIFPENERARIEKLKSYELMGLGKDPELDVFAQAACLITDCPAALIAMMEEETQRIQSCVGIELDTVERKNTICQYTIMSQELLVIEDTFSDERSSGNPLIREGNIRFYAGVPLMDDEGDALGTICVIDFQPKTLSDKQRNSLVELGRAVSKLLLGKKRKVQAGYFSEIFHLTNNIICVLDKAHLIKDINPAFSKILGLSRSDSIGQSILNLLQDEDNSLQATLAQLTNLSHGAQSTTYTEIPQRGTVIIEWHFKYDVANDEILAFGRDVTKERNEKLKLENSERRFRSFFENAIGLMSMHDMDGNILAVNERGREILKYEKAEVRSLNLKQLVPTQNVDLVVEYLKRIAKNKEDSGMMVLQTKEGENISWLYHNMVETDENGQSYVVSTALNMTERLRLENDLLHTKQILEQTNAVAQVGGWEVNLAENKIYWSDMTKLIHGVDQNFTPDFEHAIGFYEPESQEKLRDIFAEAITTGKPYDTELRLLKQDGVAIWVRVKGIPEFDNGSCKRVFGIIQDIDQSKSLYLELERKESMLRAFVNYVPASVAMFDRDFNFVSLSNQWIEDFHKDGGDLLNRNLFELFPQIPDQRKKIYLAALDGVPYKNTDEVIQVGGIAEPQHFNWEVRPWHLSDGSIGGIIIFTQNITESVKINAELKRAKELADLASRAKSEFLANMSHEIRTPLNGVIGFSDLLLKTPLNDIQSQYLGYINESGNNLLNIINDILDFSKIESGKLELFVDKYNVYDIANQVINVVLYQAQRKEVELLLNIEQGLPALIWIDEARIKQVLINLLGNAVKFTEKGEIEFKISKLHHEEGKLTLRFEVRDTGIGIPVEKQQRIFDAFTQEDSSVSKRYGGTGLGLTISNNLLKYMGSQLNLYSEVGKGSTFYFDLNVACEEIVYEDDMLPLNRVLVVDDNANNRMIIQHMLAFKEVDSVLAENGMEALQLLMKGERFDVILMDYHMPILSGLETIEKIKELFRQQGEGIPLIVLHTSSEEHEVISSFRQEERSFCLLKPIKSDELYQTLRKAIQQNKEDVVLSDGREGLTFADTYGKGIEVLLADDNAVNMALNTRMMNSIMPDAILTEVSNGAEAIQACTAKTFGLILMDVQMPEVDGIEACRRIRQMDKYVDTPIIGITAGNVLGEKERCLEAGMSDFLAKPIRQQDLFDALQRVLPIVTEKRDVETDEHLDMKRLAEQTGDDPAFLSFFLDLVVQEITSARQHITEAKNGKDRQRLKELLHKLRGTSGTAGLVKLAQLTNELESHVSTTDDLEAALIPIEREIETGIKLITKILNK